A section of the Natranaeroarchaeum aerophilus genome encodes:
- a CDS encoding ABC transporter ATP-binding protein has protein sequence MDATERATTASDPPASDPALELDTVRKVYESGAETVVALDDVDLRVERGEFVTIMGPSGSGKSTMLNVLGLLDEPTSGTVRIDGRLTGDLSDDRRTTMRKELLGFVFQDFYLLPTLTAVENVTLPTIFGDGPPRRERAVDLLERVGLGGRLDHTPTELSGGQQQRVAIARALINEPRILLADEPTGNLDRDTSEQVLDELSGITEQGVSVIAVTHDELVTEYTDRTVELFDGRIR, from the coding sequence ATGGACGCGACTGAGAGGGCGACCACGGCGTCCGATCCGCCGGCGTCCGATCCGGCGCTGGAACTCGATACCGTCCGGAAGGTCTACGAGAGCGGCGCGGAAACTGTTGTGGCGCTTGACGACGTCGATCTCCGCGTCGAGCGCGGCGAGTTCGTCACCATCATGGGACCAAGCGGGAGCGGGAAATCGACCATGCTCAACGTGCTCGGGTTGCTCGACGAGCCGACGTCCGGGACGGTCCGAATCGACGGCAGGCTCACCGGCGATCTCTCGGATGACCGTCGGACGACGATGCGAAAGGAGCTGCTCGGCTTCGTCTTCCAGGACTTTTACCTGTTACCGACGCTGACCGCTGTCGAGAACGTCACGCTACCGACTATTTTCGGGGACGGCCCCCCGCGGCGCGAGCGCGCGGTCGACCTGCTCGAACGGGTCGGTCTGGGCGGGCGGCTCGATCACACCCCGACGGAGCTCAGCGGGGGCCAGCAACAGCGCGTTGCAATCGCACGAGCGCTGATCAACGAACCGCGGATTCTGCTGGCCGACGAGCCGACCGGCAACCTCGACCGGGACACGAGCGAGCAGGTGCTGGACGAGCTGTCCGGGATCACCGAACAGGGCGTCAGCGTGATCGCCGTGACCCACGACGAACTGGTGACCGAGTACACCGATCGAACCGTCGAGTTGTTCGACGGGCGAATCCGATGA
- a CDS encoding transcription factor S, whose protein sequence is MEFCDECGSMMKANDELWVCGSCGNKQPKNPDANYVLTDDQEVSEVIETGDGDSGLPTTSAQCPECDNDRAHWYMQQIRAADESETRFFICTDCEHKWREDDH, encoded by the coding sequence ATGGAGTTTTGCGACGAGTGCGGCTCGATGATGAAAGCCAACGACGAACTGTGGGTCTGTGGGAGCTGTGGCAACAAACAGCCGAAAAACCCCGACGCGAACTACGTGCTCACCGACGATCAGGAGGTCAGCGAAGTGATCGAAACCGGCGACGGCGACAGCGGCCTGCCGACCACGTCGGCGCAGTGTCCCGAATGTGACAACGATCGTGCCCACTGGTACATGCAACAGATCCGCGCGGCCGACGAGTCCGAAACTCGCTTTTTCATCTGTACCGACTGCGAGCACAAGTGGCGCGAAGACGACCACTAG
- a CDS encoding antitoxin VapB family protein, whose product MSTSIRVSDETKEKLTRLKRENESFDELLARLAGEEEPVDIGSWDAETADHARRAIDRSRESFRR is encoded by the coding sequence ATGAGCACCTCGATCCGTGTTTCCGACGAGACAAAAGAGAAACTCACCCGCCTGAAACGTGAAAACGAGAGCTTCGACGAACTACTGGCCAGACTGGCAGGTGAAGAAGAACCGGTCGATATAGGATCGTGGGATGCTGAAACTGCAGATCACGCGCGGCGTGCAATCGATCGCTCCCGGGAGAGTTTCCGTCGATGA
- a CDS encoding PIN domain-containing protein, whose product MTFLDSSVIIDMLEGREETVEFVEEQPGPYLTSTLCVYEVLDGSLGSGRTDVDAERQRFDGIRSIDVSETVAIEAAKLQDELLDDGQRMGVRDLLIAATARSTSDHLIVADADFQVEALESKLDVTNLRKRD is encoded by the coding sequence ATGACGTTTCTCGATTCGTCAGTCATCATCGACATGCTTGAAGGGCGCGAGGAAACGGTCGAGTTCGTCGAAGAGCAGCCGGGACCGTATCTCACGTCTACACTCTGTGTCTACGAAGTCCTTGATGGATCGCTGGGAAGCGGACGAACCGATGTTGACGCGGAGCGACAGCGATTCGACGGTATTCGGTCGATCGACGTGAGTGAGACAGTCGCTATCGAAGCGGCGAAACTACAGGACGAGTTGCTCGATGACGGGCAGCGAATGGGGGTGCGAGACCTACTTATCGCCGCTACTGCACGATCCACTAGCGACCATCTGATCGTTGCAGACGCCGATTTTCAGGTGGAGGCTCTGGAATCCAAACTGGATGTGACGAATCTGCGAAAACGAGACTAG
- a CDS encoding methyltransferase domain-containing protein has product MTVLVVRGSRQFLVEPGEEQGTDLGVLEVPEDVEPGDTLTTHLDEEFQVRRLRGPDLFNHMERTGAPMMPRDIGLIIGHVGVGRGDRVLDAGTGTGVLASYLARAGADVLTFERDPEFAEVARGNMELADVSESVDVRAGDVTDYVADCEERFDVITLDTEDAATVVEEAPDLLAQGGYLAVYSPFVENTREACRAAREVGLSDVVTQETIQREMDFDDRGSRPSTAGVGHTGYLTFARNV; this is encoded by the coding sequence GTGACAGTTCTCGTCGTTCGCGGCAGCAGACAGTTCCTCGTGGAACCGGGCGAGGAACAGGGCACCGACCTCGGCGTACTGGAAGTCCCCGAGGACGTCGAGCCGGGAGACACCCTGACGACGCATCTCGACGAGGAGTTTCAGGTCCGGCGACTGCGCGGTCCCGACCTGTTCAACCACATGGAGCGCACCGGCGCGCCGATGATGCCCCGCGATATCGGGCTGATCATCGGCCACGTCGGTGTGGGTCGAGGCGACCGCGTCCTCGATGCCGGAACCGGAACTGGTGTCCTCGCCTCGTATCTCGCTCGTGCGGGCGCGGACGTGCTGACGTTCGAGCGCGACCCCGAGTTCGCGGAGGTTGCCCGCGGGAATATGGAACTGGCCGACGTGAGCGAGTCAGTCGACGTCCGGGCTGGCGACGTGACCGACTACGTCGCGGACTGCGAGGAGCGCTTCGACGTCATCACGCTCGATACGGAGGATGCCGCCACGGTCGTCGAGGAGGCTCCCGACCTGCTCGCACAGGGTGGCTACCTCGCCGTCTACTCGCCGTTCGTCGAGAACACCCGTGAGGCCTGTCGCGCCGCACGGGAGGTCGGTCTCTCGGATGTCGTCACACAGGAGACGATCCAGCGCGAGATGGACTTCGACGACCGTGGTTCCCGCCCATCGACTGCGGGCGTCGGCCACACTGGCTATCTGACGTTCGCGCGGAACGTCTAG
- a CDS encoding nascent polypeptide-associated complex protein: MFGGGGGGMDPRKMKQMMEQMGVNMEDLDAEKVIIQTPDADLVFTDAEVNKIDARGQETYQIVGSPDEQAPGSAGGSAPAVESGGDAGGVPDEDVEIVAMRTGASEDDAREALEANDGDLAAAVDQLE; this comes from the coding sequence ATGTTCGGAGGAGGTGGCGGTGGCATGGACCCCCGCAAAATGAAGCAGATGATGGAACAGATGGGCGTCAACATGGAGGATCTCGACGCCGAAAAAGTGATTATTCAGACGCCGGATGCCGATCTCGTCTTCACCGACGCCGAGGTGAACAAGATCGACGCGCGCGGGCAGGAAACCTACCAGATCGTCGGCTCGCCCGACGAACAGGCACCCGGCAGTGCTGGCGGCTCGGCCCCCGCGGTCGAGAGCGGCGGTGATGCAGGTGGCGTCCCCGACGAGGACGTCGAAATTGTCGCGATGCGAACCGGCGCAAGCGAGGATGACGCCCGAGAGGCCCTCGAAGCCAACGACGGCGATCTCGCCGCCGCAGTCGACCAGCTAGAGTGA
- a CDS encoding DUF7333 family protein — translation MEFDLTKTLVAFLAVNLLGVGALMSAPMGMTESTILTMVLPSMLVFGAITLAIGVKFGEYRASGA, via the coding sequence ATGGAGTTCGACCTGACCAAGACCCTTGTGGCATTCCTCGCGGTCAACCTGCTTGGCGTCGGCGCGCTAATGAGCGCACCGATGGGAATGACCGAGAGCACGATCCTGACGATGGTACTGCCCTCGATGCTCGTCTTCGGCGCGATCACGCTCGCGATCGGCGTCAAGTTCGGCGAGTACCGCGCGAGTGGGGCCTGA
- a CDS encoding aldo/keto reductase, with product MTKPTSDDCPRVNGMPMLGLGTWKNEDPDQCAESVRTALETGYRHIDTADLYGNEAAVGDGIRQADVDREDVFLATKLWTDDLGYEDAIASAEERLDTLGVDYLDLLYIHWPAKSYDPEETFRAFEELYDRGLIENVGISNFEPEGMETAVEHCDVPILANQVECHPFLPQEDVRSMADELDIEVVAYSPLARGAVFDSDVLTDIADAHDASAAQVSLAWLLENGVTPIPKATSREHIEDNWNALALELSDEEIDRIDAIEAVDRKVDPDFGPWN from the coding sequence ATGACGAAACCGACCAGCGACGACTGTCCGCGCGTGAACGGGATGCCGATGCTCGGGCTCGGGACGTGGAAAAACGAGGATCCGGACCAGTGTGCCGAAAGCGTCCGGACCGCGCTGGAGACTGGGTATCGCCACATCGATACCGCCGATCTCTATGGGAACGAGGCGGCTGTCGGCGATGGCATCCGGCAGGCCGATGTCGACCGTGAGGACGTCTTTCTCGCCACGAAGCTCTGGACCGACGATCTGGGGTACGAGGACGCAATCGCATCGGCCGAAGAGCGTCTGGACACACTCGGCGTCGACTATCTCGACCTGCTGTACATTCACTGGCCCGCAAAGAGTTACGACCCCGAGGAGACGTTCCGCGCGTTCGAGGAGCTGTACGACCGGGGACTGATCGAGAACGTCGGGATCAGCAACTTCGAGCCCGAGGGGATGGAGACAGCTGTCGAACACTGTGACGTGCCGATTCTCGCCAACCAGGTAGAGTGTCACCCGTTCCTCCCTCAGGAGGACGTCCGGTCGATGGCTGACGAACTGGACATCGAAGTCGTCGCATACTCGCCGCTGGCTCGCGGTGCCGTCTTTGATTCGGACGTGCTGACCGACATCGCTGACGCTCACGACGCCAGCGCGGCACAGGTCAGCCTCGCGTGGCTGCTCGAAAACGGCGTCACGCCGATCCCGAAAGCGACGAGCCGAGAGCACATCGAGGACAACTGGAACGCGCTCGCGCTGGAGCTGAGCGACGAGGAGATCGACCGGATCGACGCCATCGAAGCGGTCGACAGGAAGGTCGATCCTGATTTCGGCCCCTGGAACTGA
- a CDS encoding DUF6517 family protein: MELGRRAVLAGAAVGMASLAGCMDLITGDTVEFTASEASVSEDGLDETDFEHIDTEELTIDEEVEAGGIERRLIVTNWINTYEKDLTVQSETEQAATFAVVSTPNAEILGQSLNPIAQLSHDELLEEFQNELGDDYDGLGDADKIDEREEVVLGDEVTVSTFETTAEFEGEEVDIYIHVATVTSGDDLIIAVGAHPAALGQERTNSYTLMQEIEHEG; encoded by the coding sequence ATGGAACTGGGACGACGCGCCGTACTGGCGGGAGCTGCGGTCGGGATGGCATCGCTTGCGGGTTGTATGGATCTAATCACCGGGGATACGGTCGAGTTTACGGCCTCGGAGGCGTCGGTCAGCGAGGACGGACTCGACGAAACCGACTTCGAACATATCGACACGGAGGAGTTGACGATCGATGAGGAGGTCGAGGCGGGCGGGATCGAACGACGGCTGATCGTCACCAACTGGATCAACACCTACGAGAAGGATCTGACCGTTCAGAGCGAGACGGAACAGGCTGCAACGTTTGCGGTCGTGTCGACGCCGAACGCCGAAATACTGGGCCAGTCGCTCAACCCGATCGCACAGCTCTCTCACGACGAGCTCCTCGAGGAGTTCCAGAACGAGCTGGGCGATGACTACGACGGACTGGGCGACGCAGACAAGATCGACGAGCGCGAGGAGGTCGTGCTCGGTGACGAAGTGACCGTCAGCACGTTCGAGACGACCGCCGAGTTCGAGGGCGAGGAGGTCGATATCTACATCCATGTGGCGACCGTCACCAGCGGCGACGATCTGATCATCGCAGTCGGCGCACACCCCGCCGCGCTGGGTCAGGAGCGCACGAACAGTTACACCCTGATGCAGGAGATCGAACACGAAGGGTAG
- a CDS encoding DUF7097 family protein, with product MEKTPSGTSVGVDDPYDHVDVCDHVTDDGRCRYAFEYAEQDPEFARERRADEFACPVAAGDNWDWTDCPHFRSRNHDRECQRCGLEERRVAHEDERPLLEEHHLSYAGDGEELRHEITVYLCRWCHAKVHDSWARITDDVSPDAEALAAAEGRRSREQNELSFESAANRYDDS from the coding sequence ATGGAAAAGACGCCCTCGGGAACGTCGGTCGGCGTCGACGACCCCTACGACCACGTCGACGTCTGCGATCACGTCACTGACGACGGGCGCTGCCGGTACGCCTTCGAGTATGCCGAGCAAGACCCTGAGTTCGCGCGCGAACGACGGGCCGACGAGTTCGCGTGTCCGGTCGCTGCGGGCGACAACTGGGACTGGACTGACTGTCCACACTTTCGCTCTCGAAACCACGACCGCGAGTGTCAACGCTGTGGGCTCGAAGAGCGCCGGGTCGCCCACGAGGATGAGCGGCCGCTCCTGGAAGAACATCATCTCTCCTATGCGGGTGACGGCGAGGAGCTACGTCACGAAATCACCGTCTATCTCTGTCGGTGGTGTCACGCGAAAGTCCACGACTCGTGGGCGCGGATCACCGACGACGTGTCGCCGGACGCGGAAGCACTCGCCGCGGCGGAAGGTCGGCGGAGCCGCGAGCAAAATGAACTCTCCTTCGAGTCGGCCGCGAACCGCTACGACGACTCCTGA
- a CDS encoding HalOD1 output domain-containing protein yields MNGDSGGRNDMGMDRDVEYVAVSDDESDAGTLFDPDAEDAWIESDTLVSLVDDEASGTRFDAETGTYHIEYDWRTAMPMSMIVVMVVSDLEGTDPMELTPLYDSLDPELLDTLFSPRSDGTLAVGEVTFTFEGYEIHVYRHGHISVRPPEALETQESS; encoded by the coding sequence ATGAACGGGGATTCCGGGGGCAGGAACGACATGGGGATGGACAGGGACGTAGAATACGTCGCGGTAAGCGACGACGAATCGGACGCCGGGACGCTGTTCGATCCGGACGCCGAGGACGCCTGGATCGAGTCTGACACCCTGGTCTCACTGGTCGACGACGAAGCGTCGGGAACGCGTTTTGACGCCGAGACCGGCACGTACCACATCGAGTACGACTGGCGCACGGCGATGCCGATGAGCATGATCGTCGTCATGGTCGTGTCCGATCTCGAGGGGACCGACCCGATGGAGTTGACGCCGCTGTACGATTCGCTGGATCCGGAACTGCTGGATACGCTGTTTAGCCCGCGATCGGACGGGACGCTCGCGGTCGGCGAAGTGACGTTCACGTTTGAGGGGTACGAGATCCACGTCTACCGGCACGGACACATCAGCGTTCGGCCGCCGGAAGCGCTGGAGACTCAGGAGTCGTCGTAG
- a CDS encoding DUF7576 family protein — translation MTDNEHTATTEGDSESTELCAQCGASIDTSEWHPVVADDGADGEFQLYPFCDETCREEWE, via the coding sequence GTGACCGACAACGAACACACCGCGACGACCGAGGGGGACTCCGAGTCTACCGAACTGTGTGCGCAGTGTGGGGCCAGTATCGACACATCGGAATGGCATCCGGTCGTCGCCGACGACGGCGCAGACGGCGAGTTTCAGCTGTATCCGTTCTGTGACGAGACCTGTCGCGAGGAGTGGGAATAA